The Natronogracilivirga saccharolytica region ATCAGTTCCGTCAGTGGGATCATCCGAGGGGCGGGCCCCGGCGATGACTTAGGGCAGAACAAATCCGCCATTCACATCCATCAGGAAGGAAACCATAATCAGGCCGGCATCGATGCCGATTACGGTGCAGGATCAGCAAGCATACATCAGACCGGGAACAACAACCGGGCGGACATTACCCAGCGTGCCGCTTCGAACTGATGCATCCGGATTTCGGACGAGCACTTCCAGCCTTCTTCCTGACGCTTGCTTAAGCACCTCGGCACCGGTATCTTGGTTGTATTAAGCAAATCCGTTTGTACTCCATCCCGCATCAACCATCCGGCATTTATTACCATATGAATCCGCAGCAACATCCACGTTGGAAAGACCGGTTTAAAAACTATCAAAAAGCTCTGGCTCAGCTTGAGGAGTTTCTTGAATTGCAGGATATGAACAAGTATGAAGAGCAGGGGTTTGTGAAGGCATTTGAGTATACCTATGAGCTGGGCTGGAAAACATTGCAGGACTTTCTCATCGATCAGGGATATCTGCAGATTGCCGGACCCAAACAAGTTATTGAGCAAGCCTATCGTGACAATTACATCGACGGAGAAGCCTGGATCCGGATGCATCAGGCCAGAAATATTGCGGCTCATGTCTACGATGAGCATATGATCAGAGATATTGTCCAAAAAATCCGCAAGGAGTATCAGGCAACGTTGAAACAACTTCGTGAAACGCTGGCGGACTATGATACATGAGGAATTCGGCCTGAAAGAAGACCATATAGAATGTATTCGATCCGTGCTTGACAAGCATCCCCGCGTTGAGCAGGCCATTCTTTTCGGCTCCAGGGCCGGCAACCGGCATCAGCCGGGCTCGGATATTGACCTTGCGCTGGTCGGCGAACAGCTGACCCTGGATGATCTTCTGATTATTCGCCACGATCTTGAATCCCTCTGGCTTCCGGTAAAATGCGACGTACTGGATTTGAAAACCGTGCGCGATCAGGACCTGGCAGAACGCATCCGCAAGGAGGGCAAGCGGATTTACTGACCGGCTTGCGAATCCACAGGCCATCAGGATTAATGCATTCTAACTTGAACCTCTCAGCAATATGTTTTATATATATATCCGTAAATATTCATCAAACCATAAACCTGAAACACAATCACAAGACAGACATTATGGCACGCTTCAAATACTTGTTGGCAGGGCTATTCGTCGTATTTGCGACATGCGAGATTGTGGCTCAGGACAGAGGCGGGCCGGGAGAAGTATTCATCGATCAGGCCAACTTCGAGCACAATGAAGCCGTCAGGGAGTTTACAGCTGATTTTACGCTTGCCTTCTCAGACCAGATGAGCCTGGATTCGTTTGACGGTTTTGACGGCGCCGGAAATGTGGCTGTCATCAATCAGTTCGGCCAGGGAAATACCGCCACAATGACCCAGCGTGGCATCGGCAACATGGCCCGGATGAATATCATGGGAAACAACAACGAAGCCGGACTGCTTCAGCATGGAAATGATAACCGTTTCATTCTGAATATGGAAGGGGATAACAATCAGTACAATGCCGAACAGTTAGGACACGGCAATGAATTACGGATGGATCTGCCCAATAACGGTCAAGAGCAGGTATTCGTACAAGATGGCACCAACCTGACGATCGAACTTGCTAATACAGGCAACGCCGGCGGAGTGCCGCTGAATATTCGTCAGACAGGCAACGGAGCCTCGCTGATGATTGAAAATCATTGAGACCGGTGGCTCAATCAGCCATCCCAACCGCACCATGCTGGAATCCTTAGCGCGATTTATCCTGCAACTGATCCTGCCATCCTCGCAGCTGCTGATCCTGCTGGTGATCATAGCCGTACTGATACTGGTTGGATGGCATCGCAGGGCCTGGCAGGCCGTCACCGTATGGATCGTACTTTTTCTGGTCTATGCCACTCCGTTTTTATCCGGCATCATGATCGACCGGCTGCAGCACACCTGGCCGGTGCTGACAACCGAACGGATGTACGAGCTCGGCTTGCTACACACCGGGCCGGATGAGTCTGGCATGCAAAATTCAGTTCAATCCGGCGATTTGCGGGCCGGTCCCGCGGGATCCGTGGAAGACGCGGTAGATGCGGATCTGCCCCCGGATTCACTCCCCGATACCGTGCAGGCGGACACGGTGCACATCATCATTCTCGCATCCAGCCACACGCCCGACGAGCGACTGGAGCCAACCCAGATGCTTTCGGATGCCTCCGTGCAGCGGCTGGTCGAGGGACTTCGTGTGTACCGGCAGATTCCCGGAGCGCGCCTGATCACATCCGGCCATTACGCATACGGTGAATATTCGCAGGCCGAGGCAACGCGCGATGCGCTGATATCACTGGGCGTGGACCCCGGTCACATCTTCATCCAGCCGGAAGCGGGATCCACCTGCGAAGAAGCACGTGCCTTCGTACGCGAGCACGGCGACGGCGCGCGCATCATCATCTCCACATCAGCCATGCACATGCGCCGCGCCATGATGATCTTCGAACAGCAGGGTGCCCGTCCCGTTGCGGCACCCGCGGCATTCATCCGCAAGCAGAAGCCGGAGGATCCTGTCCGCCCGTCGAAATGGCTGCCCTCATTCAGTAACATCAGCGAGCTGGAGAGCGCAATCAATGAGCATATCGGATACATCTGGAACCGCCGGCAGTGCAGGTGAGCCGTTAATACAAAAGCAACGCTGCCTGGAATATGAGTACTAGAATCAGTGGGAGAGCGGAGAGACGTAAAAACACTGGGTTAAGTATCTTGTGATTAATGCCGATAAATAACATAAGGGAAGGGCACGGCATTTTGATTCAGATCTATGAAACATATAGAATGAATGTGTTATGCACACTCAAAGAATCCAGGCTTTCGGTTTTTTAGTTTATTGATTAACATGCAATAAATCATGTAAATAACTGCGGTTTGTATGAGTAATGCCGGGCAAAAGGCCATTATGAAAGCAGCAAGAGGGCAATACCACTGTGACAAATATCATCTTTAGATCCATCAAATTTTTAGATGCCCTTGAGCGTACTCTCGCCCTGACATACAAACACATGATTACAAAAGTCATTAACCACTTGAGACGAAAAATTTTAAAGATATTTACACATGAAATGATCATGACCGGCTGAAATCCGGACACACATGAGCATGATTAAAAACGGTCATGTCATTTTATCTGACATTATAAATCAGAAATTTTAAACAGATGAAACAGTCGATACCATTCACCCTTATCGTATGCCTCTTATTTATAATCAGCTCCTCAGCAACTTATGCCGGGTCTACTGACGGGATGTCCGGCAATAACAGCACGTTCGCAGGTGGTTCAGGGACAGAGGAGGATCCGTATCAGATCGAAACGGTCGAACAGCTTCAGGAAATTCAAAACTACACAGATAAACATTTTATTCAGATTGTCGATATTGATGCATCGGAGACTGAGGAGTGGAATGGTGGGAAGGGGTTTAGACCAATTGGTGATGAAGCTTTTAAGTTCTCCGGATCTTATAATGGAGGTGGTTATGCAATTACCGGTCTCCATATCGACCGAGCTGACCAAGACTATGTTGGTCTATTTGGATACACATTGGATTCTAAAATTAGTCGAGTCAGAACTATAAATGTATATGTTGAAGGCGGCAAGCGTACTGGCGGTCTTGTTGGTTACAATAAAGGTGTTATTACTGACTGTTATGCCCAAGGTTATGTGTCAGGTTATAATTATAGTGGTGGGCTAGTAGGTCGAAATACGGGTACTATAAATTCATCAAATGCAGAAAGTGATGTAACAAGCAATACTTGGAACGGAGGTGGCCTTGTGGGATGGAATAGCGGTAGAGTAGTAAATTCTTATGCAACAGGGAAGATCATCGCTGGTCGATTTTGCTCATTTGGTGGACTCGTGGGTCGACACAATGATGGGATTATAAAAGATTCTTATGCTGACACAGAAGTCACAAGTGATAATGAAAGAGTTGGCGGGCTAGTGGGATATAATTTTGCTACAATCACTGATTCATATGCAAAAGGAGAGGTGACTGGAGGGCAATCTGTTGGTGGATTTGTAGGTGAAAATGACAATGGCAATATTACTTATTCATATAGTAAAGCTAATGTTAAAGGCAATAACGAAGTTGGTGGTTTTCTTGGGAAAAACCGAAACTATGGGGAAGTGACCAACTCATTTAGTACTGGGATACCTTCTGGTAATGAAGATCTGGGAGGATTTGCAGGTCTTAATGCAGCAAGTATTGAATCGAGTTATTGGGATACTGAAGCCAGTGGAGCATTGAGTGGAATTGGTAGAGGTCCAACAGTAGGTGTTAAAGGATTAATTACCGATCAGATCAAAGACATTTCTGCCTACTACTCAATGCCAGCCTTCGATTTCGAAGAAACATGGCATCTCACCGAAGATTACCCAGCCCTTCAATGGCAGGATGATGTGGAGCCGCTGACGCTGCCACCCCGCAAGGTGACGTTGGCTGCACCCGACAGCGCCGGCACCGGGCTGACCCGCGTCCCGCAACTCACCTGGAACCCCGACGATCGTGCCGAAACCTATCGCATCCAACTCTCTGATGGTCCAGATTTTGAAACGCTTCATCTGGATGAGACGACCAGCGCGACCGAATGGACGGTTTCTGACTCTCTGGATTTTGAGGCCACATGGCACTGGCGCGTCCGGGCCGTCAACGAAAGCGCCGAGGGTGAGTGGAGCGACTCCTGGTCGTTCACCACGGTGGTAGAGCCGGGCATGGTCGCCCTGGAAGACCCGGCCAACAGCGCCGGACATGTCAACGCACGACCCGCTTTTTCATGGGCCGGGGCGGATGGTGCGGATTACTACGATTTTCAACTGTCTGCGGATTCATCCTTCAGCACTTTGGAAGCAGAGCTGACCGACCTTGCGGAAACATCGGTCCGGTTGGCCGACACACTCAATCCTTTGTCATCCTATTACTGGCGGGTCAGGAGCGGCAATATTGGAGGCAAGAGCGATTGGAGCGAGCCCTGGTCGTTCACAACCATTGATCTTCCGGATGAGCCGGTTCTGGTTTCACCGGCCGACAGCAGCCTTCAGCTCGATCCGCCGGTCAGCTTTGAATGGAGCGCAGCCGACCGCGCCGAAGCCTACCGCATCAGGATCTACGCTAATGAAAGTGAACCCGAAAACCTTGTGGTCGACTCGCTTCTATCTGACACCACATTTGCATACAGCAATCTGTCCCACACCAACATATATCTTTGGGAAGTGGCCGGACAAAACAGCGCAGGCGAAGGACCATCCTCCCAATCATCGCTGTTCACGATACGTGTGCAGACTCCCTTGCTGACCTCCCCGGAACCGGACCAGCAGAATGTGCCCCGGTATCCGCAGCTGGTCTGGGAGCCTGTCGAAGAGGCAACCACTTATCTTGTCCAATTGTCGCAGGATTCACTTTTTGAGGAAACCATTGTACAGTATGATGTTTCCGAAAACAACACTGTAGAGCCCGGGCCGCTTAAGTGGCGTTCGACTTATTACTGGCGGGCATACGCCGTAGCCGGAGAAGACACCAGTCATGCCAGTCCGGCTTCTTCGTTCACCGTTGGAGGGCCTGTCTTTACGTTTGAGCCGGAGCAGCTCGGGTTTGGAACGGTTCGGACCGGCAACAGCGCAGAACGCAGCATCAGTATCGAAAATTCGGGTACAGACAGCCTGTTCCTTGCTGATATTGCATTGCCCGATGAACGCTTGCAGATTATGCTGCCGGACTCCATCGATCCAGATACTCAACCCGAAGGACACCACAATGGTTTGCCGGCCGGGGAGTCGTTGGAAGCCGTTGTAACGCTGGATGGCTCTTCACCGGGTCATATTGATGGTTATATGGTATTCAGCGACGGACTCGGAACGCGCGACTCACTCCGCATAACAGGGTTCGTGGGAATAGGCGAACTCGCCTTTGATACCGACACCCTTTCCTTTGCATCCACCCGGGTAGGTGAGATGACCCGCGAGGCGGTGACCCTGACTAATACGGGAAATGACACCCTGTCGGTGCAATCGGTTACGGTCAGCGACGGCACCTATGGATCAAGCCTGCGCAGCTTTACACTGGCACCGGACGAGGCCATTGTCGACTCCATCACATTTGCACCGACTATGGATCCGGCTTCGACCGGCCATGTTATTTACCGCGGTGCTGACGACCATCGCGATACGCTGCATATCAAAAGTAACACGGTTCCGGTAATCGACCATCCCGAAGACCGCAGTCTGACCACCGGCCGGCGGGAGCTGACCACGGAAGTGCCGTTATCGGCAGGCGAGAGTCTGGATCCCGATGGCAGTCAACTGTCCTATCAATGGCAGCTGCTCCTTGGCAGTAACGATGGCGGTGACCCCGAACTTCTTTCCGGAGAACCGGATTTCACCTTCGATGCACCGGTTGGCACCAATCAGGTCCGTCTCACGGTTACCGATGCCGCAGGAGCCTCGGATTCTGCCGACTTCCGGGTAGATGTGCGCACATTTGTCCGTGAAATGGATGAGGCCGTGGAGGCCGGCATCACCGCATACGGAGATTCGGCCGATTATAACCTGTTTATTGCCGATGTGAGTTACACGCCGGGGGATGGTTCGCGTATTTTCGAGGTGGACGGACAGCTGCAAAACCGGTTTAATCTGACCGTGCCCCAGGCCATCCGGACCGCAGCGTCAGTATCGGCCGACAGTTCGGTATTCATCACCAACGGCCCCAATCTGAACGGATTTGACAACCGCGGAGTGGAATTGTGGTCGACCAAAGGATTGGGAGGAGCGGCCACCGTTACCCCGACCATCGATACCCGCAACCGTACCATCTACGTGGGAGTGACCAATAACAACCTGTTTGCCTACGATTATCAGACCGGTGAAAACAGATGGACCTATCGTGTGGATGCACCCATCAGTGCTTCGGCGGTCATTACACGGGATCAGAAGCTAATTTTCCCCACCGAAGCCGGCACGCTATACGGATTTGATCTGGAAGCGATTGGCGACGCCGACGATGCCGGGCCTGCCTGGGAACGGAACTTCGAGGATGGTGTGGTGCATGCTCCGGCCATTGATAGCGAAGACAACATTATCGTAGGCACACAGGAAGGCAATCTGATGAAAATCTCGTTTGGTTCGGCCGGAAACATGGCACTGCTTTGGGATGAATCCGTTTGTGAGCGTGTGACCACATCACCGGTGATCGACGGTGCCGGAGATATCTACTTCGGCTGCGACGACGGCCAACTCTATAAAGTTGACGGACAGAACGGCAGCGTGGCATGGAGTTATCCATCAGGCGGCACCATAGCGGCTACCCCGGCCATCTCCGATTACGGCAGGATCTATTTCGGCAATGATGAGGGTCTGCTGACGGCGCTAACTCTGGATGGGGAGAAAGCCTGGGCATTTCATGGCGATGGCGGCATTCAGGCCGATGTGCTTCACATATCGGGCACTACCTATATAGGAACCATGGACGGTTTTGTGTACGGTTTTTATGATGAGGGAGGCCGTGGCGGGCAGGTTGCGGCGAAGGCGTCGGCAACATCCGGCAGGAACAAGTCCGGAGATACGGCTGAAGCGGGAGGTAATGCAGCAGCGCGGGATACTTCAGATGCAGGTGACACTACTGCAGCAGGTGACATTTCAGAAGCGCGAGACTCTTCAGCAGCAGGTGATAAATCGGAATCCGGTGACACTGCTGAAGTTGCAGTGCAGGCATCCGCACCGCAGTGGGGCACCTATATGGGCAACAATCGTCGGACCGGGTGGGCGTCGGATCAGGATGATCCCACCGCCACCGAAGCTGAAAGTGATCGCCGGGATATACCCTCCGAATTCAAGTTGTCACAAAACTATCCCAACCCGTTCAATCCGGTTACGCAGATAGAATACGAGCTGCCCTCGGAGGCCCATGTGCGTTTGGAAGTATACAACATGCTCGGCCAGCGGGTTCAGGTGCTGGTTGACGAACAGCAGAGTCCGGGAGCGCATACCGCTGAATTTGACGGTACCGCTTTGGCATCCGGCGTGTATCTTTACCGGATCGTCGCCGACGGATTTGTCAAGACCCGTAAAATGACGATGGTGAAATAATATCAAACGACCACAAGGGTATTCATATCATTGGATAGTTGTGATATAAGCAGTTGTCCAATGATTTGATTCGCGGCATTCCGCTGAATAACCGCCAAGCAGAAAATAGAGCTACAATGATTGTTTAAATTCATTGAGGCGGTCAGTTTGAGTGGTTGTTTCCCTTTAAAAATATCACAAATTTGGGAAGTATGGTACCGTTTGAGTCCTTCATAAACACGATCCTGCCGGAACAGGCCTGCAAGTGTATTCGCCAGGCAAACCGAATATCATCGCGCATGTTTGCCTGCTGATTGGTACCTTGTTTAAGCTATTATTCTGCAATGCCAGCTCATATTTATGAATCATTCCGCTTCTACTGCCTTTATTCCCGCAACCCTGCATCCCGCACCGGTTATCAAAACCGCATTTTTCCTGCTCCTGCCTCTGCTTTTCCTGTTTTCCCCGGCCGGCGCACAGCAGCTCCACCTTAACGAAGTCATGAGCGCCAATGCCACCGTCATCGCCGATGAGGACGGGGATTTTGAAAACTGGGTGGAGATCTACAACCGCGGCGACGAGCCGGTCAGCCTCGAAGGCTACGGACTTTCCGACGACCGGTTCCGGCCGTTTCGCTGGACGTTCCCCGACGTCACCATCCCCCCGGGTGACTTTCTGCTGGTCTGGGCTTCCGGAAAGGATCGCGCCAATCCCACCGGCGAGCTTCACACCAGTTTCGGCATATCGGCCGACGGCGATGAGGTCGTACTGACCGATCCCGATACCAACCGCGTGGATCACCTTCCTCATACGGTCATTCCCGGCAATACCTCCATCGGCCGGCAGCCGGATGGCATCGGCGGCTGGGTGTTTTTCGCCGATCCGACCCCGGGCAGCGCTAATATCACCGAGGGGCTGTCCGGCAAACTCGATCCGCCGCAATTTTCCCAGCCCGGCGGCTTCCATTCCGGGCCTGTCGATCTCGAAATTTTTCATTCCGACCCCCGGGCCGCCATCCACTATACGCTCGACGGCTCCCGCCCGACCCGCGAATCCCCGCGTTACGAGGAGCCGATCCGCCTGACCGACCGCAGCGACCAGCCTGATGTCTTTTCCACCATCCGCACCACGCCGATTACGCAAGGAGCGCGCAGATGGATGGAGCCGGCCGGCCCGGTCCGCAAAGCCAATGTGGTTCGGGCAAAGGCGTTCCGTGACGGCAGCCTGCCAACAGGACGCACCCAGACTTATTTCGTCTTCAGCGAAGGCGCCGATGCATATGACCTGCCCGTGGTTTCCCTGGCGACCGACAGCACTCATCTCTTCGATTACGATGAGGGAATCTATGTGCCCGGCGCGCAATATGTTGATGGTGACTATGGCACCGGGAACTACGTCGAACGCGGCATCGAATGGGAGCATCCGGCCAGTTTCGAGCTTTACGAAAAAGACGGCTCGCCCGGCCTGGAGCAGGACATCGGCATCCGCATTCACGGGGGATACACCCGCCGCTTCCCCCAGAAAAGCCTGCGGCTCTACGCCCGTGCAGGATATAACGAGAGCCGGTTCAACTACCGCATGTTCCGGGAGATGGATGACGACAGTTTCAACCGGTTCATTCTTCGCGCCTCGGGCAACGATTTCGGTTTCACCATGTTCATGGATGCCGCCGCCCAGTCGCTCATCCGCCATTTTAACGTCGACACCCAGGCCTACCGGCCGGTGATCGTTTTCATCAACGGGGAGTACTGGGGCATCCACAATGTGCGCGAGCGGTACGACCGCCGGTATCTGGAGCGGGTCTACGGCGCCGATCCCGACAACATCGACCTGCTGACCGGCCGGCAGACCGTCAAAGAAGGCGACCACATCCATTACAGTAACATGTTTGATTATATCGACCGGGAGGATCTGTCCGACCCCGCCCGCTTCGACTCGGTCAAAACCATGATGGACATCGACAATTTTCTGGATTACTACAGCGCCAAAATTTATTACGGAAACAACGACTGGCCGCATAACAACATCGATTTCTGGCGGGCAAGGGAGCCGTACAATCCCGGCGCTCCCAAAGGGCTGGACGGACGCTGGCGATGGCTGCTGTTTGATGTGGACCGGTCGCTCGGCTACTCCACACACTATACCTTCGACATGATCGAATGGGTCACCGCAGAAAAGAGTCCGGCAATCGATCAGGAATGGCCCAACGTACTGCTGCGCAACCTCCTGGAGAATGAGGACTTCCACATCCGGTTCATCAACCGCCTGTCCGATCATCTCAACACGGCCTTTTCCGAAGACCGGGTTCCCGAAGTGGTCGACAGCCTCCGGGCGCCGCTGGCATCCGTCATCGACGAACACATCCTGCGCTGGCAGAACCACGAGTCGCGTCACCGGTGGGACGGGCTGGTCGAAGATATGAGGGAGTACGGACGTCGGCGTCCGGCTTTCATGCGCCAACACATGAGCGATCATTTCGATATCGGCAGCGAAGCGGAGCTGACCGTGGATGTATCAGACGATTCCCGGGGATTTGTGCGCGTCAATACGACCGATATCCGGGGCGGCGGTTCAGCGGGCACACCCGGCGTTCCGGACGATCCCTACCCGTGGACGGGCATTTACTTCAGCAAAGTCCCGGTCACGCTCACGGCCGTTGCGTACGATGGCTACGAGTTTTCCCGGTGGTCGTGCGACGGCGGCCTGCCGGATGGTGTAAATCCCGATGAGGAAAAGATTTCGGTATTCGCAGATCCGGAAATCTCCTGTACCGCTCATTTCACACGGGCGGAAGTCAGGGAAGAAAAGGAGCTGGTGTATTACTGGCTGTTTACGGATGATCTTCCGAACAACACGCCGCTGAAGGTGCTGGAGCCGGCTTATGTGGACGATAATGCAGCGGAAAATGCATCGGAAAATAAACCCGCCATCCGTTATCAGCCGGCCATCGATCCCTATCCGCCCGAACCAGGTGTTACAGCAGGTATTCTGGACAGGGTCAATGATCCGTCCCCGGTCAATCTGGACAGCACGGTCATGGACGAACTGGGGTACAGCGGGGAGGACCTTCGCGGGATTCGCGCGCGCAATCCTTCACTGGTGGATGACCGGGAAAGTGCGCTGATACTGGAGCTGCCGACCACCGGTATCCATCGTCCCGTGCTTACCTTTGCCGCCATGCGGACCGGAAGCGGTCAGGAACAGATCAAAATTGAGTACAACACCGCACCCGGCGACACCGGCTGGACCAGCGAAGGGCTGGATCCATCCGTCTTCACCATGTACGAAACCTGGAAGAAGGTGACCATCCCGTTCGGGGAAATTGATCCGGACGGCAGTGGCTCCGGCCATGCAGAGGAACATTTTGACCATTCCGGCGGTCCCGCTGATACTGCCGGCAGCAATTCCGGATTTGCGGATGACAATCCCGGGTTCCGCGTGCGGATTCTGTTCCGCGGCGATGAGGATGTCCGGCGTGGCGTCAGCGGGAATGTACGCTTCAACAATTTCTCGCTGCATGAATCGGTTCAGCAGACCGGTCCCGGCAACGGAAATGGCG contains the following coding sequences:
- a CDS encoding HI0074 family nucleotidyltransferase substrate-binding subunit; the encoded protein is MNPQQHPRWKDRFKNYQKALAQLEEFLELQDMNKYEEQGFVKAFEYTYELGWKTLQDFLIDQGYLQIAGPKQVIEQAYRDNYIDGEAWIRMHQARNIAAHVYDEHMIRDIVQKIRKEYQATLKQLRETLADYDT
- a CDS encoding nucleotidyltransferase domain-containing protein — protein: MIHEEFGLKEDHIECIRSVLDKHPRVEQAILFGSRAGNRHQPGSDIDLALVGEQLTLDDLLIIRHDLESLWLPVKCDVLDLKTVRDQDLAERIRKEGKRIY
- a CDS encoding YdcF family protein; this translates as MKIIETGGSISHPNRTMLESLARFILQLILPSSQLLILLVIIAVLILVGWHRRAWQAVTVWIVLFLVYATPFLSGIMIDRLQHTWPVLTTERMYELGLLHTGPDESGMQNSVQSGDLRAGPAGSVEDAVDADLPPDSLPDTVQADTVHIIILASSHTPDERLEPTQMLSDASVQRLVEGLRVYRQIPGARLITSGHYAYGEYSQAEATRDALISLGVDPGHIFIQPEAGSTCEEARAFVREHGDGARIIISTSAMHMRRAMMIFEQQGARPVAAPAAFIRKQKPEDPVRPSKWLPSFSNISELESAINEHIGYIWNRRQCR
- a CDS encoding PQQ-binding-like beta-propeller repeat protein, which gives rise to MPAFDFEETWHLTEDYPALQWQDDVEPLTLPPRKVTLAAPDSAGTGLTRVPQLTWNPDDRAETYRIQLSDGPDFETLHLDETTSATEWTVSDSLDFEATWHWRVRAVNESAEGEWSDSWSFTTVVEPGMVALEDPANSAGHVNARPAFSWAGADGADYYDFQLSADSSFSTLEAELTDLAETSVRLADTLNPLSSYYWRVRSGNIGGKSDWSEPWSFTTIDLPDEPVLVSPADSSLQLDPPVSFEWSAADRAEAYRIRIYANESEPENLVVDSLLSDTTFAYSNLSHTNIYLWEVAGQNSAGEGPSSQSSLFTIRVQTPLLTSPEPDQQNVPRYPQLVWEPVEEATTYLVQLSQDSLFEETIVQYDVSENNTVEPGPLKWRSTYYWRAYAVAGEDTSHASPASSFTVGGPVFTFEPEQLGFGTVRTGNSAERSISIENSGTDSLFLADIALPDERLQIMLPDSIDPDTQPEGHHNGLPAGESLEAVVTLDGSSPGHIDGYMVFSDGLGTRDSLRITGFVGIGELAFDTDTLSFASTRVGEMTREAVTLTNTGNDTLSVQSVTVSDGTYGSSLRSFTLAPDEAIVDSITFAPTMDPASTGHVIYRGADDHRDTLHIKSNTVPVIDHPEDRSLTTGRRELTTEVPLSAGESLDPDGSQLSYQWQLLLGSNDGGDPELLSGEPDFTFDAPVGTNQVRLTVTDAAGASDSADFRVDVRTFVREMDEAVEAGITAYGDSADYNLFIADVSYTPGDGSRIFEVDGQLQNRFNLTVPQAIRTAASVSADSSVFITNGPNLNGFDNRGVELWSTKGLGGAATVTPTIDTRNRTIYVGVTNNNLFAYDYQTGENRWTYRVDAPISASAVITRDQKLIFPTEAGTLYGFDLEAIGDADDAGPAWERNFEDGVVHAPAIDSEDNIIVGTQEGNLMKISFGSAGNMALLWDESVCERVTTSPVIDGAGDIYFGCDDGQLYKVDGQNGSVAWSYPSGGTIAATPAISDYGRIYFGNDEGLLTALTLDGEKAWAFHGDGGIQADVLHISGTTYIGTMDGFVYGFYDEGGRGGQVAAKASATSGRNKSGDTAEAGGNAAARDTSDAGDTTAAGDISEARDSSAAGDKSESGDTAEVAVQASAPQWGTYMGNNRRTGWASDQDDPTATEAESDRRDIPSEFKLSQNYPNPFNPVTQIEYELPSEAHVRLEVYNMLGQRVQVLVDEQQSPGAHTAEFDGTALASGVYLYRIVADGFVKTRKMTMVK
- a CDS encoding CotH kinase family protein, which encodes MNHSASTAFIPATLHPAPVIKTAFFLLLPLLFLFSPAGAQQLHLNEVMSANATVIADEDGDFENWVEIYNRGDEPVSLEGYGLSDDRFRPFRWTFPDVTIPPGDFLLVWASGKDRANPTGELHTSFGISADGDEVVLTDPDTNRVDHLPHTVIPGNTSIGRQPDGIGGWVFFADPTPGSANITEGLSGKLDPPQFSQPGGFHSGPVDLEIFHSDPRAAIHYTLDGSRPTRESPRYEEPIRLTDRSDQPDVFSTIRTTPITQGARRWMEPAGPVRKANVVRAKAFRDGSLPTGRTQTYFVFSEGADAYDLPVVSLATDSTHLFDYDEGIYVPGAQYVDGDYGTGNYVERGIEWEHPASFELYEKDGSPGLEQDIGIRIHGGYTRRFPQKSLRLYARAGYNESRFNYRMFREMDDDSFNRFILRASGNDFGFTMFMDAAAQSLIRHFNVDTQAYRPVIVFINGEYWGIHNVRERYDRRYLERVYGADPDNIDLLTGRQTVKEGDHIHYSNMFDYIDREDLSDPARFDSVKTMMDIDNFLDYYSAKIYYGNNDWPHNNIDFWRAREPYNPGAPKGLDGRWRWLLFDVDRSLGYSTHYTFDMIEWVTAEKSPAIDQEWPNVLLRNLLENEDFHIRFINRLSDHLNTAFSEDRVPEVVDSLRAPLASVIDEHILRWQNHESRHRWDGLVEDMREYGRRRPAFMRQHMSDHFDIGSEAELTVDVSDDSRGFVRVNTTDIRGGGSAGTPGVPDDPYPWTGIYFSKVPVTLTAVAYDGYEFSRWSCDGGLPDGVNPDEEKISVFADPEISCTAHFTRAEVREEKELVYYWLFTDDLPNNTPLKVLEPAYVDDNAAENASENKPAIRYQPAIDPYPPEPGVTAGILDRVNDPSPVNLDSTVMDELGYSGEDLRGIRARNPSLVDDRESALILELPTTGIHRPVLTFAAMRTGSGQEQIKIEYNTAPGDTGWTSEGLDPSVFTMYETWKKVTIPFGEIDPDGSGSGHAEEHFDHSGGPADTAGSNSGFADDNPGFRVRILFRGDEDVRRGVSGNVRFNNFSLHESVQQTGPGNGNGDDDDNGADVPDEFALLGNYPNPFNESTTIEYAVPEQADVTLELYDIMGRRVATLAEGQHEPGRHQVTLDASGLSSGVYVCRLAGGGHQDTIAITLVK